The genomic region ATGGTGTGGgcctcttttctttcttttttggtCTTGTTGGTGAGGGGTCTACGTTTATGTCGGGTATATCGCTAGTGAACTCAGTTCCTGGTGTACCTGTATCGCTAGTGAACTCGGTTCCCGGTGTACCCGTATTGAAGGTTGGGGTAAAAAATTGAGGTTGAGAGGTTGGTGAATATCCGTAGGAGGTTTGAACCGGTGCACTCGGACCTCTAGAATCACCTTGTCTCGTTTGCGAAACTTTTTTTCTTGAATCTGGTCCTCGGCTAGTGGAACCTTTTTTCTTGGGTTCACCTTTGTTTTGTTCATCCATGGTGTTTGTGGGTGTAGAAAGAGAGATGTTTAGAAAGAGTGGTgtgttaaaaatgattaaaaaatgtgggttaaataattttttttttccaacgGTCAAAAATTTATAAATGGTCAAAAAAATTGTGCAACAGTAAAAAAAAAGTCTCAGTTTCGTCAAATTTCATCGGTGAGTATACACCGATTTACCCCTTCCCCGCTCACCGAATTATAGCCGGCAACCGATCACCAATCGATGAATATCAATCCCTGAAGAGTTCACCGCAACGATACTGACCACCCTTATAACTTGATAGCCTTGAtgacaaaaataaaaaatgtCAAATAAAGTTGATCTACTAGTGGTCTCATACACAAAAATAGAACACCTTCAAAGAAACTCAGCCCACTTAGGGAGGAGGGGTGTCTAACTAGGAGCCATGAGACGAGTTGTAGTGGGTTGGGTGAGTACATTGTTGCAAGCACTATGGGTACCAGTGAATTTCAAGATTTGCGAATTACACAACCTAAGATTAAGCCATTACGAGTTACAGTGGTTGTCGGCTCTCTACGCCATTGATTAGATGGTAGTTGTGTGTTGAGCTAGGAGAGTGCCCACTCCCTTATGGGTACAATTGGGTTGATGAGTTAGTTTAAATGAGGTAGCACAATATGATTAAATGGTAGTATGGTTACTTGTGCATAATATTGATTATGACCAAGTTGCCTTCAAATTCCATATATGTCGTCTTTTTTTCTATTCTTTAGTGTCCATTCTTTTTTAGTTGACCGCTAGATCCCATAGGACGTCTCACATCAAAACAATGAACCAATCTATTAACTATAAGTTGAACACATATTGTGATTGGTAAAAAAACAAACATCTTCAAGTACATTATTGTTAAAATTCTTTTATCTTGAGCACTAGTTCCCATAGGACGCCTCACATCAAAACAATGAACTAATATATTAAATGTAAATTGAACACATGTTGTgattggtaaaaaaaaatgagaTCTTTAAGTACATTGTGAAAATTCTCTAACAAATTTGTAGTAAGTAGCATGTATCGCTTCCCACCATCACGTACAAGTGCCCTATAAATTGGTATAATTAAAAGTACTTGAATGTTATCATATGATATTTCATCTCTATATGCTAGAGTATCTCGTGTTCCTTCTCCAATTCCATCTTCTCTTTAACACATCATCCATATGAGTTCCACCTCCAAATCCATCTTCAAAACATCATGCACATCAACATGTTCACAAGAATATGAGatattttttttgggtaaagtgTTACACCGGTAATTCtatatagggtaaattacacttttcgtcctttatgtttgtagcgggttgcaatggatgacctttaactttaataattacaatCACAGTCCTTTATTTTCAAAACCTGTTACAACTTAGGTCCTTTGACTCTAACCTGGTTAAAACTTTCAGTTAAATAAGGTCATTAGCAACCCATGTGAGGGTAAAACAgtcatttaataaaaaaaacaatgtcAAAAATCTAAACCACCATTATCATCTTCCTgtacactctctctctctctctctctctctacattcaACTTATCAAACCAAAGATGAAGATTCACATCCCCAAGCCAGAATGATATAACATCCTCAATCTGAATCTCGATCAAATAATTCTTGTCATCCAAAAGAAGCCCCAAAAATAGAGTCAAATCTATATCATAAGACGGAAGATTAAAAGCTCCGATTGACACAACCGGCTCCCAAAACAGTGGGTAAATTCCACCCGTAAATATCACCGGAAAAGGAACCACATAACGTGGATGTATAATCACTATTACTGATCTGTGTATGATCCTCAGTAACAAAGATGAAATGCTTCCTGTGCAAGCAAATGTGAATGGTGGGCCCAGGTGGAGGTCAGAGGATGCAAGTGATTATGAAGAACAGCAGAGCCCTGGCGCTTCTTTAAAATCACCCTCAAGAGGATTAAGAAGAAGCAGGCGTACCAGAAGATGACTCGTTTCAATATTTTGCAGATCTAAAAACTGTCCTTTACACACCCCGATGATCCTGTTCGGATTGATTAAAAGTAGAGGACGATTAATAATACTCAGTTTCGGTCCGCCTTTTGGCTGGCATAATTTTGTACCTTATGATTTCAAGACGATGCTTCTACGAGTACAAACTGTGTCGTAAAAGGGTCAAATTTGGAATTTGTCAGTTGCTTTTTCAAAtcttgaaatcataatggaaaTGGATTTGGGTGTGCTGACTTCTTGTGAAATTGCTTTTAAGACAGCAATTCTGCAGTTGTGGTGGACTTGGGCCAATTGGGGTATTTGGGTGTGTTGAGTTCTTGTGCAATTGATTTTCCGAATAAACCTGTTGTTTAAATTTATCAATTGATTTATGGTATATCATATTGGCTTGTGTGGATGAGAATCTTCATCTTTGGTTTAATAAGTCGATTacagaggagagagagagagattacaGAGGAGAGAGAGTacaggaagatgatggtttaggtTTTTGGCATTCTTTTTTCTTATTAAATGACTGTTTTGCCCTCACATGGGTTGTACATGACCTTACTTAATTGAAAGTTTTAACcaggttagggttaaaggaccTAAGCTGTAAcaggttttgcaaataaaggactgtgactgtaattattaaagttaaaggtcatccattgcaacccactacaaacataaaggacgaaaaatgtaatttttccttctatatattcacaaccaaaacaAAACAAGTAGTGAGGAAATGCCCCCACTAGTTCAAACACAGGACAAACCCCTGTGAATGTGAAACAAaggagaaaacaagaaaaaaacaCCACCAAAGTAGACCAACTAGACAAACATCtagaaaaaacaaaacaaatagtCTCTAATCAACCGCCATTGTCGATGACGCTATCTCCATGAATCCCCCAATCATCCAGCAAGCTCCTTACTCTAACCGTGTCTTTCAACTTCATACCCATTAACTTGTAGCGAACAGTAGCTAGAATTATCTCACATAACACATCTGGTGGTTTCGCATGATTCTTGAAAAGTCTAGCGTTCCGTTCCTGCCAAACTATGTATGCCGTCGCCGCAACAACTATTCTACTAACAAAATTGATGGCAGACTTTGAACTGGCCCGAGACGAAAGCCAAGCAACAATAGTATCCCATTTAGAATCCACTAAAGCCATCCCCCCTTTATTTCTGACCGAACACCAAACTTGGGATGAAAATTTGCACTCATAGAAGAGATGGGCATGAGAATCAACATCCGCATAACATAACAAGCaacacatcatattcatgttttTTCGTCTCGCAAAATCCCATTGTAAAATTTTATCTTGAGTCAAGAGCTTACCACGCATGATAAGCCACATTAAGAAAGCATGCCTCAGGATGCATTGAGAGAACCAAACAATCTTAAACCAATCCACATCGGCCTCCCTGGTTCTGATCGAATTCCATACTCCCGAAGACGAGAAATCATTCAGATCATTACCATCTTTCCAAAAAACCTGATCGCTAACATCCGGATTAACTTGTACGAGATCAATTTGATTAAGGACAGGGTATAAGTCTCTCCAAGCCTCTGGTAAAGCCATATGCCATCACCATAAATGTTCTCAACCCTGTCACGAAGATTAAAACCAGCTCTGGTAATAACTCTCGGAGATAAGAACTCACATAGCGGCCCACTATTACACCAACTATCATACCAGGCCGAGGCACTCTTGCCATTACCGATTCTGGTCCAAATGTATCTTCTAAAAACAGATCGTAGCTGTAGGAGTTTTCTCCAACTCCAACAGCAATTTGTAACAACCTTGCAATCCCAAAAAGTATGGCTTTTCAGCCAATAAGAATGGATCCATTCAACCCAAAGAGAGTTTCACTTAGAAACAATGCTCCAAACATGAAACGCCATGAGCGCTTTATTCACATCACCAATCCGACGAATCCCCAGCCCCCCTTCATGTTTAGGAACGCAAACAGATTTTCAAGCAACCTTAGCTTTCCCACTATTAAAAGAAGACTGAGCCCATAAAAAGTTTCGCATTttatgtgacatttgtgcttgtaatcattatgaacagttcaattatccataaaacaatgttattttatcccaatgtttgtttggttgtgttttacatttttcatattttgacttttgttcaatttcaaactctacattgctttctggagagttatacgctaattggtgcttaaacgtactcagtttaacgcgacaaatactccggaacatcaacatatactcaacataccttaaataacctttacataacttagaaataagttttgaaggctttggtatggcaaaaacaagttaattcgcttacagggactaaacttgacaaactgcgaaagtatgccaatttgaactgtaacgaacattccggaacatgtccataagttaaacataccataaatatcctttatatagcttagaaataggctttgaggggtttggtatgctaaaacaaacttttgggtcattcagggactaaaagtgtcaaaaagtgcacaagtttgcactttcgcgcataacttacgttctgaatacatccggacatccaaaaatttatgtaagcatcctaatattatgccttagtgcttggcatgagaaaaatccattcgtcgcgtcattcggatcatttttcgcgcttatgcgcattccgtcgtaattaagcgaacatcgtgatcgtacggccaaacgaaccaacatccggaacatttttgagcatgtttcatgtccacaatgtttaggcatcattttagggccttaaagatggctttacgggccttagaagtgtcggaaatggcttaaatacgcaacagggaccaaaactgccaattctgaaaatatgtgcagatcagacggggccaggcggcccgcgtgagtttggcctgcatattgaggcgggccgcgtgggactatcagaccaGATTTAATGTTGAATCCACTTgtagttggcctttcgttcgttcaaggggcaatgccctttcacccaattaAGAGcaaagggccattttcagtaaccacaacattttgacaagtggacgctcaagatcgtggcacgaaaatcaagaaacgatcctaacggctctacttttcctataaatacccccccttgttgctaaaaactcacacaatctgatcaaaatgctctaagttgatgccattgcttcatacttgagctctttgatctagattagcattcggggaccctccgtaagtcttctttcattcttttattctcttttcgagttcgaaagtcaacgttttgttgactttctgcattaaccagcctgtggtcaacatgaagttcattagaacttcataacgtgagcgtgatcacgatggttatagtccgtagtgactatacctactgattaccacgttatctaggctcagtgacgagtcgtagtttcggccaaaatgtgcattcttgcatattttgtaaccaaactactcgtgagcatcaaagccgtttgttttgatgccaaacctgttttctaaaacttagttaagcatgttctaacatgcttagctcgtcacttttagtatagtgcttatatagggtcgtaagataagcgatctaaaccatcgcttatgctttcgaacccgacccatttggtcgatcattaggatccgaccaaacacattaggtgaccatagctataaccttccgaggttataccttgtggtcgcaatgttaggcgttccgaacgcgttctacgcgaacgacgcgttagggtagcataagctacctaaacgggccgtgatagggcgtaagcacttaggttaggtttcattttagtatgtaggcttttttaaaccatatttcacgactctccatactcgtttggtttacaaacccgcatactatccgatccttccgatttggtccggtatattaacatagctacctattaggtgccgtttgatatcccgtgatctttagcattacttggttgttatacaaggaattcaaagcaatctcaggtgagtacattgaa from Helianthus annuus cultivar XRQ/B chromosome 10, HanXRQr2.0-SUNRISE, whole genome shotgun sequence harbors:
- the LOC110882384 gene encoding uncharacterized protein LOC110882384 — translated: MALPEAWRDLYPVLNQIDLVQVNPDVSDQVFWKDGNDLNDFSSSGVWNSIRTREADVDWFKIVWFSQCILRHAFLMWLIMRGKLLTQDKILQWDFARRKNMNMMCCLLCYADVDSHAHLFYECKFSSQVWCSVRNKGGMALVDSKWDTIVAWLSSRASSKSAINFVSRIVVAATAYIVWQERNARLFKNHAKPPDVLCEIILATVRYKLMGMKLKDTVRVRSLLDDWGIHGDSVIDNGG